One window of Xanthomonas sp. 10-10 genomic DNA carries:
- a CDS encoding GntR family transcriptional regulator has product MPPTTPFHSSAAQTTRALLSLRELILDGTLPAGARLSEVAVVQRLGMSRTPVRAALQRLCEEGLASALPGGGYAVQAFSEHDVYDAIELRGTLEGLAARMAAERGATAAQLAQAHQLLETLDAIVGAPQDAIDFAAYVQANALFHALLVAMAGSDVLGRELTRVLQLPFASPNSLVMAQTSAADAQVILTVAQDQHREVIAAIAQRQGSRAEALVREHARLAHRNLRHLLQTPTAIAKVRGGALLGRAHASTASLERHALVPGVPHA; this is encoded by the coding sequence ATGCCACCGACCACACCGTTCCACAGCAGCGCGGCGCAGACCACGCGCGCGCTGCTCTCGCTGCGCGAGCTGATCCTCGACGGCACCCTGCCCGCCGGTGCGCGACTGTCCGAAGTGGCGGTGGTGCAGCGGCTGGGCATGTCGCGCACGCCGGTACGCGCCGCATTGCAGCGCCTGTGCGAAGAAGGGCTGGCCAGTGCGCTGCCGGGCGGCGGCTACGCGGTGCAGGCCTTCAGCGAGCACGACGTATACGACGCCATCGAACTGCGCGGCACCCTCGAAGGCCTGGCCGCCCGCATGGCCGCCGAGCGCGGGGCCACCGCCGCGCAGTTGGCGCAGGCGCACCAGCTGCTGGAGACGCTCGATGCCATCGTCGGCGCGCCGCAGGATGCCATCGACTTCGCCGCCTATGTCCAGGCCAACGCGCTGTTCCATGCCCTGCTGGTGGCGATGGCCGGCAGCGACGTGCTCGGCCGCGAGCTCACCCGTGTGCTGCAGCTGCCATTCGCTTCGCCCAACAGCCTGGTCATGGCCCAGACCAGCGCTGCCGACGCGCAGGTGATCCTGACCGTCGCGCAGGACCAGCATCGCGAAGTGATTGCCGCCATCGCACAGCGTCAGGGCAGCCGCGCCGAAGCGCTGGTGCGCGAGCACGCCCGTCTGGCCCACCGCAATCTGCGCCACCTCCTGCAAACCCCCACGGCGATCGCCAAGGTGCGCGGTGGCGCCCTGCTCGGCCGCGCCCACGCATCCACCGCAAGCCTTGAACGGCACGCTCTTGTGCCTGGAGTTCCCCATGCGTAA
- a CDS encoding CoA-transferase yields the protein MAEIVALSDAVSHLIADGDCVAMEGFTHLIPHAAGHEVIRQRKRDLRLVRMTPDLIYDQLIGAGCASALRFSWGGNPGVGSLHRLRDAVEHAWPQPLQIREHSHADMANAYVAGASGLPFAVLRGYVGSDLPRVNDSIKFLQCPYTGETLATTPAVNPDVTVIHAQQADRRGNVLLWGILGVQKEAALAARKVIVTVEHIVDSLDAPPNACILPRWVVDAVCHVPGGAAPSYAHGYYARDNRFYLGWDAIARDRARFQAWIQTHILDTDDFAAFQRVYAQSLLQVAA from the coding sequence ATGGCCGAAATCGTCGCTCTGTCAGATGCGGTGTCCCACCTGATTGCCGATGGCGATTGCGTGGCGATGGAAGGCTTTACCCATCTGATCCCGCATGCGGCCGGCCATGAGGTGATCCGCCAGCGCAAACGCGATCTGCGCCTGGTGCGCATGACTCCGGACCTGATCTACGACCAGCTGATCGGTGCCGGTTGCGCGTCGGCGTTGCGGTTTTCGTGGGGCGGCAATCCGGGGGTCGGCTCGCTGCACCGGCTGCGCGATGCGGTCGAACACGCCTGGCCGCAGCCGCTGCAGATCCGCGAACACAGTCACGCCGACATGGCCAACGCCTATGTCGCCGGCGCCTCCGGGCTACCGTTTGCGGTGTTGCGCGGATATGTCGGCTCGGACCTGCCGCGCGTCAACGACAGCATCAAGTTCCTGCAATGCCCGTACACGGGCGAGACGCTGGCCACCACGCCGGCGGTGAATCCCGATGTCACCGTGATCCACGCGCAGCAGGCCGACCGCCGCGGCAACGTGTTGCTGTGGGGCATTCTTGGCGTGCAGAAGGAGGCGGCACTGGCCGCGCGCAAGGTGATCGTGACGGTGGAACACATCGTCGACTCGCTCGACGCACCACCCAATGCCTGCATCCTGCCGCGCTGGGTGGTCGATGCGGTGTGCCACGTGCCTGGCGGTGCCGCGCCGTCGTACGCGCATGGCTACTACGCCCGCGACAACCGCTTTTATCTGGGCTGGGACGCGATCGCGCGCGACCGCGCGCGGTTCCAGGCGTGGATCCAGACGCATATTCTCGACACCGACGATTTCGCAGCGTTCCAGCGCGTCTACGCGCAATCTTTGCTGCAGGTGGCCGCATGA
- the pobA gene encoding 4-hydroxybenzoate 3-monooxygenase, which produces MRTQIAIIGAGPSGLLLGELLLRAGIDTLIVERQTPQHVLGRIRAGVLEQGSVELLQRAGVGERLQREGLPHHGFELSLDGQRERIDLLRGCGRGVTVYGQTEVTADLMQARQRSGAPTYYGAGEVTLHALDSAAPSVEFTHDGGRMRVACDYIVGCDGFHGVSRASIPAERMRLFERVYPFGWLGVLADTPPVHDELIYARHRRGFALCSMRSPTRTRYYVQVPADARVEAWSDAAFWDALRARLPDALAEQLVTGPSLEKSIAPLRSFVAEPMQYGRLFLAGDAAHIVPPTGAKGLNLALADVGLLAQLFARWKVSGDADVLRQYSSLALQRVWKAERFSWWMTTLLHTFDDEDAFTARIRQAELEYLLGSEAGRATIAENYAGLPLAEVAER; this is translated from the coding sequence ATGCGGACGCAAATTGCAATCATCGGCGCCGGGCCATCGGGCCTGCTGCTGGGCGAACTGTTGCTGCGTGCCGGCATCGACACGCTCATCGTCGAGCGGCAGACACCGCAACACGTGTTGGGGCGCATCCGCGCCGGGGTGTTGGAGCAGGGCAGTGTGGAGTTGCTGCAACGTGCCGGTGTGGGCGAGCGCCTGCAGCGTGAGGGCCTGCCGCATCATGGCTTCGAACTGTCGCTCGATGGCCAGCGTGAGCGCATCGATCTGCTGCGCGGTTGCGGCCGCGGGGTCACGGTCTACGGCCAGACCGAGGTCACGGCCGATCTGATGCAGGCGCGCCAGCGCAGTGGCGCGCCGACCTACTACGGCGCAGGCGAGGTCACCCTGCACGCACTGGACAGCGCCGCACCCAGCGTGGAATTCACGCATGACGGTGGCCGCATGCGCGTTGCCTGCGACTACATCGTCGGCTGCGACGGCTTTCATGGGGTCAGCCGCGCCAGCATCCCGGCCGAGCGGATGCGCCTGTTCGAACGCGTCTATCCGTTCGGCTGGCTGGGGGTGCTGGCCGATACGCCGCCTGTGCATGATGAGCTGATCTATGCGCGTCACAGGCGTGGCTTTGCCTTGTGCTCGATGCGATCGCCCACGCGTACGCGCTATTACGTGCAGGTACCCGCGGACGCCCGTGTGGAAGCCTGGAGCGATGCGGCGTTCTGGGATGCGTTGCGCGCACGCTTGCCGGATGCGTTGGCCGAACAATTGGTCACCGGCCCATCGCTCGAAAAGAGCATCGCGCCGCTGCGCAGTTTCGTCGCCGAGCCGATGCAGTACGGTCGCCTGTTTCTGGCCGGCGATGCGGCGCATATTGTGCCGCCCACCGGCGCCAAGGGGCTGAACCTGGCGTTGGCCGATGTCGGCCTGCTTGCGCAGCTGTTCGCACGCTGGAAGGTCTCCGGCGATGCCGATGTGTTGCGGCAGTACTCGTCCCTGGCGCTGCAGCGGGTGTGGAAGGCCGAGCGATTTTCGTGGTGGATGACCACGCTGCTGCATACCTTCGACGACGAAGATGCCTTCACTGCGCGCATCCGCCAGGCCGAGCTGGAGTATCTGCTCGGCAGCGAGGCCGGCCGCGCGACCATCGCTGAAAACTATGCGGGACTGCCGCTGGCCGAGGTGGCCGAGCGCTGA
- a CDS encoding aromatic ring-hydroxylating dioxygenase subunit alpha produces MSQSKPLFPLNAWYAVAWDHEIKHALTPRKVCNLEVVVYRTTAGAVVALEDACWHRLVPLSMGKLRGDDVVCGYHGLVYNTQGRCVHMPSQETINPSACVRSFPVAEKHRYVWIWPGDPAKADTALIPDLHWAHDPAWAGDGRTIYAKCDYRLVLDNLMDLTHETFVHGSSIGQDEIAEAPFDVVHGDRSVVVSRWMRNIDAPPFWASQIARHLDYHGKVDRWQIIRFEAPGTIAIDVGVAIAGTGAPEGDRSQGVNGYVLNTITPETDTTCHYFWAFMRNYALHDQSLTTLTRAGVTGVFGEDEAVLEAQQRAIDAHPDHTFYNLNVDAGGMWARRVIDRLIAHEQRAQDLSLRMVG; encoded by the coding sequence ATGTCCCAGTCCAAGCCGCTGTTTCCCCTCAACGCGTGGTATGCCGTCGCCTGGGACCACGAAATCAAGCACGCCCTGACCCCGCGCAAGGTCTGCAACCTCGAAGTGGTGGTCTACCGCACCACCGCCGGTGCGGTGGTCGCGCTGGAAGACGCCTGCTGGCACCGGCTGGTGCCGCTGTCGATGGGCAAGCTGCGCGGCGACGATGTGGTGTGCGGCTATCACGGCCTGGTCTACAACACCCAGGGCCGCTGCGTGCACATGCCCTCGCAGGAGACCATCAACCCCTCGGCCTGCGTGCGCAGTTTTCCGGTGGCAGAGAAGCACCGCTACGTGTGGATCTGGCCGGGCGACCCGGCCAAGGCCGACACCGCGTTGATCCCCGACCTGCACTGGGCGCACGACCCGGCCTGGGCCGGCGATGGCCGCACCATCTACGCCAAGTGCGACTACCGGCTGGTGCTGGACAACCTGATGGACCTGACCCACGAGACCTTCGTGCATGGCTCGAGCATCGGCCAGGACGAGATCGCCGAGGCGCCCTTCGATGTGGTGCATGGCGACCGCTCGGTGGTGGTGTCGCGCTGGATGCGCAATATCGACGCGCCGCCGTTCTGGGCCAGCCAGATCGCGCGGCATCTGGATTACCACGGCAAGGTCGACCGCTGGCAGATCATCCGCTTCGAAGCGCCCGGCACCATCGCCATCGATGTCGGTGTGGCCATCGCCGGCACCGGCGCGCCGGAGGGCGACCGCAGCCAGGGCGTCAACGGCTACGTACTCAACACGATTACGCCGGAGACCGATACCACCTGCCATTATTTCTGGGCGTTCATGCGCAACTACGCGTTGCACGATCAATCCCTGACCACGCTCACCCGCGCCGGCGTCACCGGTGTGTTCGGCGAGGACGAGGCGGTACTGGAGGCGCAACAGCGCGCCATAGACGCGCATCCGGATCACACCTTCTACAACCTCAACGTCGATGCCGGCGGCATGTGGGCGCGGCGGGTGATCGACCGCCTGATCGCGCACGAACAGCGCGCGCAGGATCTGTCGCTGCGCATGGTGGGCTGA
- a CDS encoding MIP/aquaporin family protein: protein MNRQLVGELISEAVAMFIIIALGDSVAAMYILYDPSPYQNAYWGVCIAWGLAVTLAIYVTGSVSGTHANPAVTLALALFRDFSWKKVVPYWIAQVIGAFLGAAIVYQLYGPVIDHFNQVQQLTREAGGAAGVFFTAPGLAVTPMHALVDQIIITAFLIFGIFAITEQFNEAAPTANSGALMIGLLVATLGASMGYLEAWAMNPARDFGPRLFAYFAGWGEAALPAKDNYWWIPIVGPLIGGPIGALAYQWLILPFLPARVRHLQAGKPPRDPR from the coding sequence ATGAACCGCCAACTCGTAGGTGAGTTGATTTCCGAAGCGGTCGCGATGTTCATCATCATCGCGCTGGGCGACTCGGTCGCGGCGATGTACATCCTCTATGACCCCAGTCCCTATCAGAACGCCTATTGGGGCGTGTGTATCGCCTGGGGCCTGGCAGTGACGCTGGCGATCTATGTCACCGGCTCGGTGTCGGGCACGCATGCCAATCCGGCGGTGACGCTGGCGCTGGCACTGTTCCGCGATTTCTCGTGGAAAAAGGTGGTGCCGTACTGGATCGCCCAGGTCATCGGCGCCTTCCTGGGCGCGGCCATCGTCTATCAGTTGTACGGGCCGGTGATCGACCATTTCAACCAGGTGCAGCAGCTGACGCGCGAAGCCGGCGGCGCGGCCGGTGTGTTCTTCACCGCACCTGGTCTGGCGGTCACGCCGATGCATGCGCTGGTCGACCAGATCATCATCACCGCGTTCCTGATCTTCGGCATCTTCGCCATCACCGAACAATTCAACGAAGCCGCGCCGACCGCCAACTCCGGCGCGCTGATGATCGGTCTGCTGGTGGCGACGCTGGGCGCGTCGATGGGTTATCTGGAAGCCTGGGCGATGAATCCGGCGCGCGATTTCGGCCCGCGCCTGTTCGCCTACTTCGCCGGCTGGGGCGAGGCAGCACTACCGGCCAAGGACAACTACTGGTGGATCCCGATCGTCGGACCGTTGATCGGCGGCCCGATCGGCGCGCTCGCCTACCAGTGGCTGATCCTGCCCTTCCTGCCGGCACGCGTGCGCCATCTGCAGGCCGGCAAACCACCGCGCGATCCGCGCTGA
- a CDS encoding nuclear transport factor 2 family protein, translated as MKKIVSRALLLIMLVAPMAAFAQTAVTENTNHQKLLLGSNWYETANKRLVYDFWRIVFEAGQVQYAPMYMDKNYIQHNPNVANGRDAFIAFLTAFVKPTPVQPRVQLPLVAITADGDLVTLVSVRTLPDPRNPGKTYTTTWFDMFRIEKGLIKEHWDPDTIAGRANTGGQ; from the coding sequence ATGAAAAAGATTGTTTCCCGCGCCTTGTTGCTGATCATGCTGGTCGCACCGATGGCGGCGTTCGCGCAGACCGCCGTCACTGAAAACACCAATCACCAGAAGTTGCTGCTCGGTTCCAATTGGTACGAAACCGCCAACAAGCGGCTGGTTTACGACTTCTGGCGCATCGTGTTCGAAGCCGGGCAGGTGCAGTACGCACCGATGTACATGGACAAGAACTACATCCAGCACAACCCGAATGTCGCCAATGGGCGCGATGCGTTCATTGCATTCCTGACTGCCTTCGTGAAGCCGACTCCGGTGCAGCCGCGCGTGCAGTTGCCGTTGGTCGCCATCACCGCCGATGGCGATCTGGTCACGCTGGTGTCGGTGCGCACGCTTCCGGACCCGCGTAACCCCGGCAAGACCTATACCACCACGTGGTTCGATATGTTCCGCATCGAAAAGGGTCTGATCAAGGAACATTGGGACCCGGACACCATCGCCGGTCGCGCAAATACCGGCGGCCAGTAA
- a CDS encoding PDR/VanB family oxidoreductase, whose product MRKDTQWHRAHVVSIADACAGVREIVLDPGTAARAFEVGSHLDFRLQLNGRSDVRSYSLVGEPRADGYYQIAVRQMPDSRGGSLHMWTLQPGDVVEMSPPSNNFALDESGEEILLIAGGIGITPILGMAQRLAQRHQAFRLLYVGRSRSAMAYVDQLEALLGARLQLHCDDTDGPPDLAAELARLSPNAEVYVCGPLGMLEAVRQHWHAAGRPRARLHFETFGNSGRVPAQAFVVKLPALGLEVPVAENESMLDALADAGVELIAECRRGECGLCAVEVLDSAADIDHRDVFFSDEQRRENRKLCACVSRAVGGSISIDTGYRGELG is encoded by the coding sequence ATGCGTAAAGACACCCAATGGCATCGCGCCCATGTCGTCAGCATCGCCGATGCCTGCGCAGGCGTGCGCGAAATCGTTCTCGACCCAGGCACTGCAGCGCGTGCCTTCGAGGTGGGCAGCCACCTGGATTTTCGCCTGCAGTTGAACGGCCGCAGCGATGTGCGCTCTTACTCGCTGGTGGGCGAGCCGCGTGCGGATGGCTACTACCAGATCGCAGTACGGCAGATGCCGGACAGCCGTGGCGGCTCGCTGCATATGTGGACGCTGCAGCCGGGCGACGTGGTGGAAATGTCGCCTCCGAGCAACAACTTTGCGCTGGACGAGAGCGGCGAGGAAATCCTGTTGATCGCCGGCGGTATCGGCATCACGCCGATCCTGGGCATGGCACAGCGGCTGGCGCAGCGGCACCAGGCGTTCCGCCTGCTGTATGTCGGGCGCTCGCGCAGCGCGATGGCCTACGTCGACCAGTTGGAGGCGCTGCTCGGCGCGCGCCTGCAGCTGCATTGCGACGACACCGACGGCCCGCCCGATCTTGCCGCCGAACTGGCACGGCTCTCGCCCAACGCCGAGGTCTATGTGTGCGGGCCGCTGGGCATGCTGGAGGCGGTACGCCAGCACTGGCATGCCGCCGGGCGTCCGCGCGCGCGGCTGCATTTCGAAACCTTCGGCAATAGCGGGCGGGTGCCGGCGCAGGCGTTCGTGGTCAAGCTGCCTGCGCTCGGCCTGGAAGTACCGGTGGCCGAAAACGAATCGATGCTCGATGCGCTGGCCGACGCCGGGGTCGAATTGATCGCCGAATGCCGTCGTGGCGAGTGCGGCTTGTGCGCGGTGGAGGTGCTCGACAGCGCCGCCGACATCGATCATCGCGATGTGTTCTTCAGCGACGAACAACGCCGCGAGAATCGCAAGCTGTGCGCCTGCGTGTCGCGTGCGGTGGGCGGCAGCATCAGCATCGACACCGGCTACCGCGGCGAGCTGGGCTGA
- a CDS encoding DeoR family transcriptional regulator gives MRDHLRMESTHYRTVPAPALNPRQEQLVALVRQQGFADVEGLATRFEVTPQTIRRDLTLLCDAGVLRRYHGGVSMPSSVENLAYTARKALQAREKQHIATHVARFIPDDASLFINLGTTNEEVARALLQHRGLRVITNNLNVAVMLSANPSFEVIVAGGVVRGRDQGVTGEATVELIRQFKVDFGVIGISGIDLDGTLLDFDYQEVRVAQAIIEHSRQVVLAADHSKFGRNAMVRLGAIAQVHDWFTDRPPPQELAKVLAEAGTRVHLADADGGN, from the coding sequence ATGCGCGATCATCTGCGCATGGAGTCAACTCACTACAGGACTGTCCCGGCGCCGGCATTGAACCCGCGCCAGGAACAATTGGTGGCGCTGGTCCGGCAGCAGGGCTTTGCCGATGTCGAAGGCCTGGCCACGCGCTTTGAGGTCACCCCGCAAACCATTCGGCGCGATCTGACCTTGCTGTGCGATGCCGGCGTGCTGCGCCGCTATCACGGCGGCGTCAGCATGCCTTCGAGCGTGGAAAACCTGGCCTACACCGCGCGCAAGGCGCTGCAGGCACGCGAGAAACAGCACATCGCCACACACGTCGCGCGTTTCATTCCCGACGATGCCTCGCTGTTCATCAATCTCGGCACCACCAACGAGGAGGTCGCGCGCGCGTTGCTGCAGCATCGCGGCCTGCGCGTGATCACCAACAACCTCAACGTGGCGGTGATGCTGAGCGCCAACCCCAGTTTCGAGGTGATCGTGGCCGGCGGCGTGGTGCGCGGGCGCGATCAGGGCGTGACCGGCGAGGCCACGGTGGAACTGATCCGCCAGTTCAAGGTGGACTTCGGGGTGATCGGCATTTCCGGCATCGACCTGGACGGCACCCTGCTGGATTTCGACTACCAGGAAGTGCGCGTGGCCCAGGCCATCATCGAGCACTCGCGCCAGGTGGTGCTGGCCGCCGACCACAGCAAGTTCGGCCGCAACGCCATGGTGCGGCTGGGGGCGATCGCCCAGGTGCACGACTGGTTCACCGACCGACCGCCGCCGCAGGAACTGGCCAAGGTGCTGGCCGAGGCCGGCACCCGGGTGCACCTGGCAGATGCCGACGGCGGCAACTGA
- the glpK gene encoding glycerol kinase GlpK, protein MEKQYVLAIDQGTTSSRAMLFDRNGKVAGVAQREFGQIFPQPGWVEHNPREIMTSVYTTITELLNNAQIDARSIAGIGITNQRETAVVWDKATGQPIYNAIVWQSRQTKDICTQLKDAGHEQMVRDKTGLLIDAYFSGTKVKWILDHVDGARERARNGELAFGTIDSWLIWNLTGGKVHVTDYTNASRTLMYNIHTLEWDAELLAMLDVPKEMLPEVRSSSEIYGMTQTQYFYGEQVPIAGIAGDQQAALFGQACFEPGMAKNTYGTGCFALMNTGDKAVASKAGLLTTIAWGIDGKVEYALEGSIFVAGSVVQWLRDGLRMLGKASDSQAYAERAGDNDGVYLVPAFVGLGAPYWRSDIRGAVFGLTRGTTKEHFVRAAVESMAYQTRDVLTAMQADSGIELKELRADGGAIANDFMAQFQSDMLNVPVLRPEVAETTALGAAYLAGLATGFWSSREEIAKQWAVDRRFEPTMAEDKREQLYAGWQQAVEATMGFRIS, encoded by the coding sequence ATGGAAAAGCAATACGTCCTTGCGATCGATCAAGGCACCACCAGCTCGCGCGCGATGCTGTTCGACCGCAACGGCAAGGTGGCCGGCGTGGCGCAGCGCGAGTTCGGCCAGATCTTTCCGCAGCCGGGCTGGGTGGAACACAACCCGCGCGAGATCATGACCAGCGTCTACACCACGATCACCGAGCTGCTCAACAATGCGCAGATCGATGCGCGCTCGATCGCCGGCATCGGCATCACCAACCAGCGCGAGACCGCGGTGGTGTGGGACAAGGCCACCGGCCAGCCGATCTACAACGCCATCGTGTGGCAATCGCGGCAGACCAAGGACATCTGTACGCAACTCAAGGACGCCGGGCACGAGCAGATGGTGCGCGACAAGACCGGCCTGCTGATCGATGCGTATTTTTCCGGGACCAAGGTCAAGTGGATCCTCGATCACGTGGACGGCGCACGCGAGCGCGCGCGCAACGGCGAACTGGCCTTCGGCACCATCGACAGCTGGCTGATCTGGAATCTCACCGGCGGCAAGGTGCACGTCACCGACTACACCAATGCCTCGCGCACCTTGATGTACAACATCCACACGCTGGAGTGGGACGCCGAGCTGCTGGCGATGCTCGACGTGCCGAAGGAGATGCTGCCGGAGGTGCGCTCGTCCAGCGAAATCTACGGCATGACCCAGACCCAGTATTTCTATGGCGAGCAGGTGCCGATCGCAGGGATTGCCGGCGACCAGCAGGCGGCGTTGTTCGGCCAGGCCTGCTTCGAACCGGGCATGGCCAAGAACACCTACGGCACCGGCTGCTTTGCGCTGATGAATACCGGCGACAAGGCGGTCGCGTCCAAGGCCGGCTTGTTGACCACGATTGCCTGGGGCATCGACGGCAAGGTCGAATATGCGCTGGAAGGCTCGATCTTCGTCGCAGGGTCGGTGGTGCAATGGCTGCGCGACGGCCTGCGCATGCTCGGCAAGGCCAGCGACTCACAGGCCTATGCCGAACGCGCCGGCGACAACGACGGGGTCTATCTGGTGCCGGCCTTCGTCGGCCTGGGTGCGCCGTACTGGCGCAGCGATATCCGCGGCGCGGTGTTCGGGCTGACCCGCGGCACCACCAAGGAACATTTCGTGCGCGCGGCGGTGGAATCGATGGCGTACCAGACCCGCGACGTGTTGACCGCGATGCAGGCCGATTCGGGTATCGAACTGAAGGAACTGCGCGCCGATGGTGGCGCGATCGCCAACGATTTCATGGCGCAGTTCCAGAGCGACATGCTCAACGTGCCGGTGCTGCGCCCGGAAGTGGCCGAAACCACGGCGCTCGGCGCGGCCTATCTGGCCGGCTTGGCAACCGGGTTCTGGAGCAGCCGCGAAGAGATCGCCAAGCAGTGGGCGGTGGATCGCCGCTTCGAGCCGACCATGGCCGAGGACAAGCGCGAACAACTGTATGCCGGCTGGCAGCAGGCGGTGGAAGCGACGATGGGCTTCCGGATAAGCTGA
- the glpD gene encoding glycerol-3-phosphate dehydrogenase, with the protein MGETYDLLVVGGGINGVGIARDAAGRGLSVCLCEQDDLAAHTSSASTKLIHGGLRYLEQYEFALVGKALAEREVLLRLAPHIIWPLRFLLPHQPHLRPAWMIRAGLFLYDHLGGSKRSLPRSRRLSLRTHPVGQPLQESLRTGFVYSDAWVQDARLVVLNAMDAAKRGAQIHTRTRCVGAWRDAGFWYAELEDRDGRRRTVQARALANAAGPWAVSFLDKVAAVPHQHALRLVKGSHIVVPKLFDHDHAYIFQQPDRRIVFAIPYEHDFTLIGTTDVDYEADPAAPRIDAAEIQYLCDAVNLYFQQQISPADVVWNYSGVRPLLDDAEDNAAEVTRDYQLEVITDGAPLLNVFGGKLTTYRKLAEEAVDRLTHALGARKPAWTARGDALPGGEQRDIASLLERVRNARPWLPAATAQRLVRNYGTCAERLLGDAQNVAGLGEHFGADLYQAEVDYLRHHEWAQTADDILWRRSKLGLRIDAEGRQRLEAYLQTQALQPAELATV; encoded by the coding sequence ATGGGCGAGACGTACGATCTTCTGGTGGTAGGCGGCGGCATCAACGGGGTCGGCATCGCCCGCGATGCGGCCGGACGTGGCCTGTCGGTGTGCCTGTGCGAGCAGGACGATCTGGCCGCGCATACCAGCAGCGCCAGTACCAAGCTGATCCATGGCGGCCTGCGCTATCTGGAGCAGTACGAGTTCGCGCTGGTCGGCAAGGCGCTGGCCGAGCGCGAAGTGCTGCTGCGGCTGGCCCCGCACATCATCTGGCCATTGCGCTTTCTGTTGCCGCATCAGCCGCATCTGCGTCCGGCGTGGATGATCCGCGCCGGCCTGTTTCTGTACGACCATCTGGGGGGCAGCAAGCGCAGCCTGCCGCGCTCGCGGCGCCTGTCGCTGCGCACCCACCCGGTCGGGCAGCCGTTGCAGGAATCGCTGCGCACCGGCTTCGTGTACTCCGACGCCTGGGTGCAGGACGCACGGTTGGTGGTGCTCAATGCGATGGACGCGGCAAAGCGCGGCGCCCAGATCCATACCCGCACGCGCTGCGTGGGTGCCTGGCGCGATGCCGGCTTCTGGTACGCCGAGCTCGAGGACCGCGATGGCCGTCGCCGCACCGTGCAGGCGCGCGCACTGGCCAATGCCGCCGGGCCGTGGGCGGTGTCGTTCCTGGACAAGGTTGCCGCGGTGCCGCATCAGCACGCGCTGCGCCTGGTCAAGGGCAGCCACATCGTGGTGCCCAAGCTGTTCGATCACGATCACGCCTACATCTTCCAGCAACCGGACCGGCGCATCGTGTTCGCCATTCCTTACGAGCACGACTTCACCTTGATCGGCACCACCGACGTCGACTACGAGGCCGACCCCGCCGCTCCCCGGATCGATGCGGCCGAGATCCAGTACCTGTGCGATGCGGTGAACCTGTATTTCCAGCAACAGATCAGCCCTGCCGATGTGGTGTGGAACTACAGTGGCGTGCGCCCGCTGCTGGACGATGCCGAAGACAATGCCGCCGAGGTGACGCGCGACTATCAACTGGAGGTCATCACCGACGGCGCGCCGTTGCTCAATGTGTTCGGCGGCAAGTTGACCACCTACCGCAAGCTCGCCGAAGAGGCCGTCGACCGGCTCACGCATGCGCTGGGCGCACGCAAGCCGGCATGGACCGCGCGCGGCGATGCGCTGCCGGGCGGTGAACAGCGCGATATCGCCAGCCTGCTTGAGCGCGTGCGCAACGCGCGCCCCTGGCTGCCTGCCGCCACCGCGCAGCGGCTGGTGCGCAATTACGGCACCTGCGCGGAACGGCTGCTGGGCGATGCGCAGAACGTGGCCGGGCTGGGCGAGCACTTCGGTGCAGATCTGTACCAGGCCGAGGTGGACTACCTGCGTCACCACGAATGGGCGCAGACCGCCGACGATATCCTGTGGCGTCGCAGCAAACTCGGGCTGCGGATCGATGCGGAAGGACGTCAGCGGCTGGAAGCGTACCTGCAGACGCAGGCGCTCCAACCCGCCGAGCTCGCGACCGTTTGA